CGACGTCGCGACCCGAGTCGTCGTTGACGATCCGGTACTGCGGCTGCTCCGGGGAGGCGTTCACCGGGTGCCCGCGTACGTGGGTGCGCGCGGTCAGTTTCTCCTTGACCACGCCGTGCGCCCGGCCGCTGTGGCTGGCCCAGGAGACGTGGTCGCCAGCGCGGAACTCCTGCTCGGCCATGCCGTGCGGTTACCCGCCGCCGGGGGCGAGTAACGAGAGGAATCAGGGCCGGATCTCGGCGATCGGCAGCTTGAGGTCGAACGGTTCGGTCAGCTCGATCACCTCGCTGCCGTCGGTCACCAGCTCGTACTGGCGTTCGCCGCCCGGGCCGATCCGGTCCCCGAGGCGGTACGCGTAGAGGTGCACCGGCTCCTGCTCGATCCGCCAGTAGAACGGGATGCCGGCGGCGGCGTACTCGCCGGGCTTGGCGAACCGGTCCACCCGCCGGGTGCCGGGCGAGACGATCTCCACGGCGAGGACGACATCCGCCGGTCGGAGCCGGAAACGGTCAGTTGGCAGCCCGGCGCGGCACAGCAGCACGTCCGGCTGCCGGCTGGTGTTGGGGCTGAGCCCAACGCCGACGGGCAGGGACGCCTGCAGATGGATCGGCGCGTGGGACCGAAGCCAGTGCCACAGCAGGCCGACTATGGTCTGGTGGCCCATGGTGGGGGAGGGTGTCACCTGGATGACTCCGTCGACGAGTTCGACGCGGGGGGCGTCGTCCGGCAGGTTGAGCAGGTCGTCAAGCGTGTAGTCCGCACGCTGCTGCCGCATCGGGTCCGGACACCAGGGGCCAGGTGATGTCGGGATGGGCGCGGCGCTCATGCGAGGAGCCTAGCGCCGCACGGCGATGCTGACGTCGCACCGGGCGTGCGACGTGCTCAGCCCGCCGGCTTCTCGGTGACGAAGATGGCGGTGCCGGGGAAGAGCCGGCCGCGCAGCGGGCTCCACTGGCCCCACGTCCCCTTGTGTCCGGCCGGCCACTCCGGCTCCACCAAATCGAGCAGGCGGAAGCCGGCGCCGACCAGCTCCCGGATCCGGTCGCCGAGGGTACGGTGCTGCTCGACGTACGTGGCGGCGCCGTGTTCGTCCTGCTCGACGTAGGGGGAGCGGTCGAAGTACGGGTGCACGGCGGTCAGCCCGCCCTCGCCCGGGTCGTCGAGGAAGATCCAGCGCATCGGGTGGGTGACCGAGAAGACCCACCGGCCGCCCGGGCGCAACACGCGGGCCACCTCGCGCATCGCCGCCGCGGAGTCGTCCACGAACGGGATCGCCCCGAACGCGGTGCAGACCGTGTCGAAGGCGGCGTCGGCGAAGGGCAGGGCCAGCGCGTCGGCCTGGACCAGCGGTACGCGTACCCCGGTCCGGTCGGCGGCGTGCGCGGCGTGCCGCAACATGCCGGCGGACAGGTCCAGGGCGACCGGCCGGGCGCCCTGGGCGGCGAGCCAGCGGGCGGCGGCGGCCGCGCCGGCGCCGAGTTCGAGGATCCGCCGGCCGGTGACGTCGCCGAGCAGCCGGGCGTCGGCCTCGCGCAGACCCTCCGGGCACCAGACGAAGTCGACCTCGCCCAGGAACGCGCCGTGCTCGGCCTGGTAGGCGTCGGCGTCGGTGTCCCACCAGCCGCGGTTGGCGCGGCGGATCTCGGCGGCCCCGACCCGCCGGCGGGTCACCCTGTCGTCGTCCACCCGGTCCACGCTAGGGCCGGTCGGACACCGGGGTGCGGGCGGGGCGGCGTGTGACGGATGTGACGGACGAGACAGGCGTGGCGCCTTACCGCGCAAAATCTCCGCTTTCGCAGCGGATGCGGGCGCGGAGACCCGGGAGGGCTTGCACGCTGTGGTAATGCAGCGGGTAGGCTAGACGATGCGCTCGCGGATCGTGTGCCTCGGCAGGGAGCAGGTGTGCGGTCACCGGAGCCACTAATGATCTTCTCGCGTCGATCGTTCGGTGTGCCCGGCGACGGATCCGTTGGCGCGGAAGAGTCACCGCGACACCCATGCCCGCTGTGACAACCCATCCGACCGGAGCAACCGCCCACATGACGAGCAGCATCGAGGCCACCTCGAGCGCCAACAAGGTCACGCACGACGATCTCGGCTCTGAGGAAGCTTTCCTCGCCGCCATCGACGAGACCATCAAGTACTTCAACGACGGCGACATTGTCGAAGGCACCGTCGTCAAGGTCGATCGGGACGAGGTCCTGCTCGACATCGGCTACAAGACCGAGGGCGTGATCCCCTCTCGGGAGCTGTCGATCAAGCACGACGTGGACCCGGCCGAGGTCGTTTCGGTCGGCGACCACATCGAGGCCCTCGTCCTCCAGAAGGAGGACAAGGAGGGTCGGCTGATCCTCTCCAAGAAGCGGGCGCAGTACGAGCGGGCCTGGGGCACGATCGAGAAGATCAAGGACGAGGACGGCGTCGTCCGCGGTTCGGTCATCGAGGTCGTCAAGGGTGGTCTCATCCTCGACATCGGCCTGCGCGGCTTCCTGCCCGCGTCGCTCGTCGAGATGCGGCGCGTGCGCGACCTCCAGCCGTACGTCGGCCGTGAGCTCGAAGCCAAGATCATCGAGCTGGACAAGAACCGCAACAACGTGGTCCTGTCCCGCCGGGCCTGGCTGGAGCAGACGCAGTCCGAGGTGCGCACCGAGTTCCTCAACAAGCTCCAGAAGGGGCAGGTCCGCAAGGGCGTCGTCTCCTCGATCGTCAACTTCGGCGCGTTCGTCGACCTGGGTGGCGTGGACGGCCTGGTGCACGTCTCCGAGCTGTCCTGGAAGCACATCGACCACCCGTCCGAGGTCGTCGAGGTGGGCCAGGAGGTCGAGGTCGAGGTCCTGGACGTCGACCTGGACCGGGAGCGGGTCTCGCTGTCGCTGAAGGCGACCCAGGAGGACCCGTGGCGTCAGTTCGCCCGCACCCACGCGATCCAGCAGATCGTGCCGGGTAAGGTCACCAAGCTGGTGCCGTTCGGCGCGTTCGTCCGGGTGGACGACGGCATCGAGGGCCTGGTCCACATCTCCGAGCTGGCCGAGCGCCACGTGGAGATCCCGGAGCAGGTCGTGCAGGTCGGCTCCGAGGTCATGGTCAAGGTCATCGACATCGACCTGGAGCGTCGCCGGATCTCGCTGTCGCTCAAGCAGGCCAACGAGGGCTTCGTCGAGGGCGAGGAGCACTTCGACCCGACCCTCTACGGCATGGCCGCCACGTACGACAACGAGGGCAACTACATCTACCCGGAGGGCTTCGACCCGGAGACGGGCGAGTGGCTCGAGGGCTACGACAAGCAGCGCGAGACCTGGGAGAACCAGTACGCCGAGGCGCGTCAGCGCTGGGAGGCCCACACCAAGCAGGTGCAGACCTCCCGCGCCGCCGACGCCGAGGCCGCGGCCAACCCGGCTCCGCCCGCCACCTCCAGCAGCAGCACCTCGACCTCGACCTCGTCGGCCCCGAGCCGTCAGGCCGAGGAGCCGGCCGGCACGCTTGCCACCGACGAGGCGCTCGCCGCGCTGCGGGAGAAGCTCGCCGGCGGCAAGTGACAGGTCGCTGACGCCGGTTCGTCCGCACGGACGCACCGACTCGCCGACAGACTGATGGGCCCCGTCCCCGCGTTCCGCAGCAGCGGAGCGCCGGGGGCGGGGCCCGCGGTCGTCGTCTGCCTGTTTGGCATGCGCACACCCATCGGGTTGACTGTCCCGATGCTGAAGGTGGGGCTGACGGGCGGTATCGGGTCCGGCAAGAGCGCGGTGGCGAGCCGCCTGGCGACGCTCGGCGCGGTCGTGGTCGACTCGGACCGGATCGCCCGCGAGGTCGTGGCCCCGGGCACCGAAGGGCTGGCCGAGGTGGTCGCCGCGTTCTCCGAGCGGGTCCTCGGCCCCGACGGCGCGCTCGACCGGGCCGCCCTGGGCGCCGTGGTCTTCGGCGACCAGACCGCCCGCCGCCGGCTGGAGGGGATCACCCATCCGCGGGTACGCGCGCGGGCCGCCGAACTGGTCGCCGCCGCGCCCGCCGACGCGGTGGTGGTCAACGACGTGCCGCTGCTTGTCGAGGTGGGGCTCGCGCCGACGTACCACCTGGTGCTCGTGGTGCAGACGGCGGCGCCGACCCGGCTGGCGCGGTTGTCCCGCGACCGCGGCATGGACCCGGCCGAGGCGCGGCGGCGGATCGCCGCGCAGGCCGACGACGCGGGCCGGCGGGCGGTGGCGGACGTGCTGCTCACCAACGACGGCCCGCTGGCCGACCTGCACGGCGCGGTGGACGCGCTCTGGCGCGACCGGCTGCTGCCCTACGAGCGCAACGTCCGCGAACGGCACGCGGTGCTCGTCGACCCGCCGACGCTCACCGAGCCCGACCCGACGTGGCCCGAGCAGTACGCCCGGCTCGCCGCGCGGATCCGCCACGCGGCCGGCGACGACGTCCGGATCGACCACGTCGGCTCCACCGCCGTGCCCGGGTTGACCGCGCCGGACGTCATCGACATCCAGTTGACCGTGCCGGCGCTGGCGGAGGCGGACGGTCCGCTCGCCGACCGGCTGGCCGAGGCGGGCTTTCCCCGGCTGCCCGGCGAGTGGTGGGACGCGCCGCGCCGCCCCGACCGGGCGCACTGGGCGAAGCGGCTGCACGGCGGCGCGGACCCGGGTCGCCCGGTGCTCCTGCACCTGCGGGCGGCCGGCTCGGCCGGCTGGCGGTACGCGCTGCTGCTGCGGGACCACCTCCGCGCCGACCCGGCCCGGCGATCCGCCTACCTCCAGGTCAAGCGGGACCTGGCGGCCGCCGCGCCGGAGAGCGCCGAGCCGGCGACGCTCCACGATCCGTGGTTCGACGAGGAGCACCTGCGGGCCGAGGAGTGGGCCACGCACACCAACTGGCACCCCTGACCCGCCCCGCGCCCTCCCGTGTCTTGCCCCCTGATTCACGGAAAGAGTGCTCATTCCGCGTCGGATGGCCACTGTTTCCGTGAATCAGCGAGCACGGGGATGGGCAGGGGCGCTCGCGGCGGCCGGTGAGCGCCTCAGCGCGACCACCGTGGGCGCGCACGCCGGTCGTCCCGGGTGCTGCGGCCCTGGCGCCGGGGGCGGCCGGGCCCCGAAGGGGCGGCCACCGGCCCGGTCGGCCGCCGCGAGCGGCCTACGGTACGAGGGTAGTCGCGTGAGATGAGCCACACAATGGGAATATCGAAGCCGGTCAGGGACGGTCCGTGGTCGGTCCGGAAGTGTCGGACCGCGGGCGTACCGTTGGGTTCATGGCGCTCGACATTCCCCGGCTCGACGGTCGTTTCCAGGTCGTCAGTGAGTTCCAGCCGGCCGGCGACCAGCCGGCGGCCATCGACGACCTTGAGCGTCGCGTGCGGCGCGGCGACCGCAACACGGTGCTGCTCGGCGCGACCGGCACCGGCAAGAGCGCCACCACGGCGTGGCTGGTCGAGCGGTTGCAGCGGCCCACCCTGGTGCTCGCGCCCAACAAGACCCTCGCCGCCCAGCTCGCCAAGGAGTTCGGCGAGCTGCTGCCGCACAACGCGGTGGAATACTTCGTCTCCTACTACGACTACTACCAGCCCGAGGCATACATCCCGCAGACCGACACCTACATCGAGAAGGACTCCTCGATCAACGAGGAGGTCGAGCGGCTGCGGCACTCGGCGACCATGTCGCTGCTGACCCGGCGGGACGTCATCGTGGTGGCCACCGTGTCGGCGATCTACGGCCTGGGCACGCCGGAGGAATACCTCGACCGCGCCGTGCGGGTGAAGGTGGGGCAGGAGCTCGACCGCGACCAACTGCTGCGCCGGCTGGTCGACATCCAGTACACGCGCAACGACATGGCCTTCCAGCGCGGCACGTTCCGGGTGCGTGGCGACACGCTGGAGATCATCCCGGCCTACGAGGAGCTGGCCGTCCGGATCGAGCTGTTCGGTGACGAGATCGAGAAGCTCTACTACCTCAACCCGTTGACCGGGGACGTGGTCCGTGAGGTCGACAGCCTGATGATCTTCCCGGCCACGCACTACGCCGCCGGTCCGGAGCGGATGGAGCGGGCCACCCGCGACATCGAGGCCGAGCTGGGCGAGCGGCTGGCCGAGCTGGAGCGGCAGGGCAAGCTGCTGGAGGCGCAGCGACTGCGCATGCGCACCACCTACGACCTGGAGATGATGCGCCAGGTGGGCTTCTGCTCCGGCATCGAGAACTACTCGATGCACATCGACGGCCGGCTGCCCGGCAGCCCGCCGCACTGCCTGCTCGACTACTTCCCGGACGACTTCCTCACCGTGGTCGACGAGTCACACGTGACCATCCCGCAGATCGGCGGCATGTACGAGGGCGACGCCTCCCGCAAGCGGATGCTCATCGACCACGGCTTCCGGTTGCCCAGCGCCGCCGACAACCGGCCCCTGCGCTTCGACGAATACCTGGAGCGGGTGGGCCAGATGGTCTTCCTCTCCGCCACCCCCGGCCCGTGGGAGCTGGAGCAGGCCCAGGGCGAGTTCGTCGAGCAGGTGATCC
The genomic region above belongs to Micromonospora sp. WMMD1128 and contains:
- a CDS encoding DUF2945 domain-containing protein, which produces MAEQEFRAGDHVSWASHSGRAHGVVKEKLTARTHVRGHPVNASPEQPQYRIVNDDSGRDVAHRPEVLRREPQ
- a CDS encoding Uma2 family endonuclease; amino-acid sequence: MRQQRADYTLDDLLNLPDDAPRVELVDGVIQVTPSPTMGHQTIVGLLWHWLRSHAPIHLQASLPVGVGLSPNTSRQPDVLLCRAGLPTDRFRLRPADVVLAVEIVSPGTRRVDRFAKPGEYAAAGIPFYWRIEQEPVHLYAYRLGDRIGPGGERQYELVTDGSEVIELTEPFDLKLPIAEIRP
- a CDS encoding methyltransferase domain-containing protein codes for the protein MDDDRVTRRRVGAAEIRRANRGWWDTDADAYQAEHGAFLGEVDFVWCPEGLREADARLLGDVTGRRILELGAGAAAAARWLAAQGARPVALDLSAGMLRHAAHAADRTGVRVPLVQADALALPFADAAFDTVCTAFGAIPFVDDSAAAMREVARVLRPGGRWVFSVTHPMRWIFLDDPGEGGLTAVHPYFDRSPYVEQDEHGAATYVEQHRTLGDRIRELVGAGFRLLDLVEPEWPAGHKGTWGQWSPLRGRLFPGTAIFVTEKPAG
- the rpsA gene encoding 30S ribosomal protein S1; this translates as MPAVTTHPTGATAHMTSSIEATSSANKVTHDDLGSEEAFLAAIDETIKYFNDGDIVEGTVVKVDRDEVLLDIGYKTEGVIPSRELSIKHDVDPAEVVSVGDHIEALVLQKEDKEGRLILSKKRAQYERAWGTIEKIKDEDGVVRGSVIEVVKGGLILDIGLRGFLPASLVEMRRVRDLQPYVGRELEAKIIELDKNRNNVVLSRRAWLEQTQSEVRTEFLNKLQKGQVRKGVVSSIVNFGAFVDLGGVDGLVHVSELSWKHIDHPSEVVEVGQEVEVEVLDVDLDRERVSLSLKATQEDPWRQFARTHAIQQIVPGKVTKLVPFGAFVRVDDGIEGLVHISELAERHVEIPEQVVQVGSEVMVKVIDIDLERRRISLSLKQANEGFVEGEEHFDPTLYGMAATYDNEGNYIYPEGFDPETGEWLEGYDKQRETWENQYAEARQRWEAHTKQVQTSRAADAEAAANPAPPATSSSSTSTSTSSAPSRQAEEPAGTLATDEALAALREKLAGGK
- the coaE gene encoding dephospho-CoA kinase, with product MLKVGLTGGIGSGKSAVASRLATLGAVVVDSDRIAREVVAPGTEGLAEVVAAFSERVLGPDGALDRAALGAVVFGDQTARRRLEGITHPRVRARAAELVAAAPADAVVVNDVPLLVEVGLAPTYHLVLVVQTAAPTRLARLSRDRGMDPAEARRRIAAQADDAGRRAVADVLLTNDGPLADLHGAVDALWRDRLLPYERNVRERHAVLVDPPTLTEPDPTWPEQYARLAARIRHAAGDDVRIDHVGSTAVPGLTAPDVIDIQLTVPALAEADGPLADRLAEAGFPRLPGEWWDAPRRPDRAHWAKRLHGGADPGRPVLLHLRAAGSAGWRYALLLRDHLRADPARRSAYLQVKRDLAAAAPESAEPATLHDPWFDEEHLRAEEWATHTNWHP
- the uvrB gene encoding excinuclease ABC subunit UvrB, translated to MALDIPRLDGRFQVVSEFQPAGDQPAAIDDLERRVRRGDRNTVLLGATGTGKSATTAWLVERLQRPTLVLAPNKTLAAQLAKEFGELLPHNAVEYFVSYYDYYQPEAYIPQTDTYIEKDSSINEEVERLRHSATMSLLTRRDVIVVATVSAIYGLGTPEEYLDRAVRVKVGQELDRDQLLRRLVDIQYTRNDMAFQRGTFRVRGDTLEIIPAYEELAVRIELFGDEIEKLYYLNPLTGDVVREVDSLMIFPATHYAAGPERMERATRDIEAELGERLAELERQGKLLEAQRLRMRTTYDLEMMRQVGFCSGIENYSMHIDGRLPGSPPHCLLDYFPDDFLTVVDESHVTIPQIGGMYEGDASRKRMLIDHGFRLPSAADNRPLRFDEYLERVGQMVFLSATPGPWELEQAQGEFVEQVIRPTGLIDPEVVVKPTKGQIDDLMHEIKLRTERDERVLVTTLTKKMAEDLSDYLLENGIRVRYLHSEVDTLRRVELLRELRKGDYDVLVGINLLREGLDLPEVSLVAILDADKEGFLRSGRSLIQTIGRAARNVSGQVHMYADKITPSMASAIDETNRRRAKQIAHNEAHGINPEPLRKKIHDILDDIYREAEDTEATTVGGAARQLSRGKAPVKETRSRNGRGGAATPSREGMARADLANLIQELNDQMLAAARELQFELAARIRDEVSDLKKELRGMDAAGVR